A region of the Bryobacteraceae bacterium genome:
TCGAAAACAGTCCCGCCGTCGATCACGCCGGAGCCGGCGAAGAAAAAGAAGTAGTCAGGGCGCCGCCCTGACCGCAGCGATGAGGTCGGCCGCCTCGCGGCGGATGCCGGCGAAGCCGGCCTCGCGGAGCCAGGCCGAATATTCCTCCTCGGTGTAGGTGGAACCTCCGCGCGTGTTGACAAGCATGTTGACGGCGAAGAGGGCGGCCTGAGGAGGGGACGTCTTTTCGGGGTCGAGGATGAAGTCGCGAATCAGCAGCCGCCCGCCGGGCGCGAGGGCGCGGAAGCAGCGCGCCAGCAGCGAGCGGTTTTCCTCCGGACTGAGCATGTGGCAGATGGCGGAAAGCAGCACGAGGTCGTAGCCGGAGCCCAGATCATCCCGGGTGAGATCGCCAACGCGGGTGGTGACGCGGTCCTCGAGTCCTTCGGCGAGGATGTGGCGGCGGGCGATGCGGGTGACGGGCTCGCGGTCGAGCACCTCGGCGTGCAGCGCCGGATTCGCTCTGGCGAAGGCGATGGAGTAGACGCCAGAGCCGCCCCCGACATCCAGCATGCGCCGGACGTCCTGGGCGCGGCCGATGCGCGCGAGTTCGGCGGCGTCTTTCTGCGCTCGCCAGTGCATGGCTTCGATGAAGCTTTCGGTCCACTGCGAATCCTCCGCCCCGGCGCCGGCGCGGACGGCCGTGCCGGAGCGGACGCAGCGGGTGAGCGTAGCCCACGAGTCGAACAGATGAACGGTGTGCATGAGCGCGGGCCGGGCGCAGTCCGGGCTGCCGGCGACGAGATATTGGGCGGTGGCCGGGGTGTTGAAGAACGTGCCGTCCCGTTTGAGGAGCGCCCCGATAGCGGCAAGGGCGTTGAGCAGGACTTCCGTAGCGCGGGGATCCGTGCCGGCCCTGCGGGCCACCTCGGCGGCGTTGGCGCCTGTGCCGACGTGGGTGAAGAGGTCGAGTTCGACGGCGGTGAGCAGGATGCGGCTCTCCTGGAAGCCGCGCATTTTTGACTGGAGTTCATCAAATGTGAGAGGCTGCATGGCTGTTTCCGGGTATGTCCGCGCCCTTTTTCATGCTAGACCCGGGCATGAGGGGTGAGGGATCCCCGCCGGTCCTTTCGTGGAAAAAAACTGAAACGCATCCGGGCCGGGGCACGTTTTTCAGGTAGAAGCGAAAGCTTCGACAACACATCGAGAGTGGCGCGAGGGAACTGACCCGCTGACCGCCCGGCAACCTGGCTTCAGCCGCCAAGGTGCCAAAGTCAGCCCGGCAACGGGACCGATGTGGCGCGAGATGGCGCAAACAAAGGCTGTCCTCCCACCATCGTTCCTCGCCTGCGGATCCTTCGCGCCCGAAGGAGCGTGAAGGATGAGTACGACAGCAAGGTTGACAGGAACGAAGGCCCGCGCGGAAAGCGCGCTGCGCAAACCGCCCAGATCAGAAAACGCCGACGCCACCGCGGGCGCTGCCGAAGCGGCTGCGAAATCCACCGATGAATACGAGGAAGGCGCTGAGCCGCAGGGGATTCTTTCGAGCCTTGGGCTGCATGGCCTGGAGGCGGTGGAGCCAGCGATCCTGGCCTCGCTGGTGACCGAGGACCCACTGCTGCTGATTGGCCCGCACGGGACGGGTAAATCCATGCTGTTGGAGCGGCTGGCGCAGGCGCTGGGGCTGTGTTACCGCCACTACAATGCCAGCCTGATCTGTTTTGACGACCTGATCGGCTTTCCGGTGCCCGACCGGACCTCGTTCAAACTGAAGTATCTGCAAACGCCGGCGACGATCTGGGAGGCGGAAGCGGTGTTTTTTGACGAAGTCTCGCGATGCCGACCGGACGTTCAGAACAAGCTGTTTTCGATCATTCACGAGCGCAGGGTGCAGGGCCTCAAGCTGGAGCGGCTGCGCTACCGGTGGTCGGCGATGAACCCGCCGATGTCCGGCGAAAGCGGGGACAGCTACCGC
Encoded here:
- a CDS encoding O-methyltransferase, whose translation is MQPLTFDELQSKMRGFQESRILLTAVELDLFTHVGTGANAAEVARRAGTDPRATEVLLNALAAIGALLKRDGTFFNTPATAQYLVAGSPDCARPALMHTVHLFDSWATLTRCVRSGTAVRAGAGAEDSQWTESFIEAMHWRAQKDAAELARIGRAQDVRRMLDVGGGSGVYSIAFARANPALHAEVLDREPVTRIARRHILAEGLEDRVTTRVGDLTRDDLGSGYDLVLLSAICHMLSPEENRSLLARCFRALAPGGRLLIRDFILDPEKTSPPQAALFAVNMLVNTRGGSTYTEEEYSAWLREAGFAGIRREAADLIAAVRAAP